One window of the Cryptosporangium aurantiacum genome contains the following:
- a CDS encoding NADH-quinone oxidoreductase subunit J, translating to MSVALDGLTVLSAAAPGDPPTGEKVAFWILGPVALGGAIGMVMARNAIHSALFLVCTMFSLGVFYVLQAGPFIGMVQIIVYTGAIMILFLFVLMLIGRDSADSIVETLRGQRLAAVLLGIGLAALVTTALYRALGETSARGLAQTNEAGGGNVDSIAALLFTRYVFAFEVTSALLITAAVGAMILAHIERDKAGLPTQRERSIARFRKGNYPAPKPGPGVYALSDSVATPALLPDGTPAEGSVAPSVERRELDSGLTTPKG from the coding sequence CTGAGTGTTGCTCTCGACGGGCTGACTGTGTTGTCGGCCGCCGCCCCCGGCGATCCGCCGACCGGTGAGAAGGTCGCGTTCTGGATCCTCGGTCCGGTCGCGCTCGGCGGCGCGATCGGCATGGTGATGGCCCGCAACGCGATCCACTCGGCGCTGTTCCTGGTCTGCACGATGTTCAGCCTGGGCGTGTTCTACGTCCTCCAGGCCGGCCCGTTCATCGGCATGGTGCAGATCATCGTCTACACCGGCGCGATCATGATCCTGTTCCTGTTCGTGCTGATGCTGATCGGCCGGGACTCCGCGGACTCGATCGTCGAGACGCTCCGCGGGCAACGGCTGGCGGCCGTCCTGCTCGGTATCGGGCTGGCCGCGCTGGTCACCACCGCCCTCTACCGGGCGCTCGGCGAGACGTCGGCGCGCGGCCTGGCGCAGACCAACGAGGCCGGCGGCGGGAACGTGGATTCGATCGCCGCGCTCCTGTTCACCCGCTACGTGTTCGCGTTCGAGGTCACCAGCGCGCTGCTGATCACGGCGGCGGTCGGGGCGATGATCCTGGCCCACATCGAACGCGACAAGGCCGGCCTCCCGACGCAGCGCGAGCGTTCGATCGCCCGCTTCCGGAAGGGGAACTACCCGGCGCCGAAGCCCGGCCCGGGCGTCTACGCGCTGTCGGACTCGGTGGCCACCCCGGCGCTGCTGCCCGACGGCACGCCGGCCGAGGGCAGCGTCGCGCCGTCGGTCGAGCGGCGTGAACTCGACAGCGGTCTGACCACCCCGAAGGGCTGA
- the nuoK gene encoding NADH-quinone oxidoreductase subunit NuoK has product MTPTYYLLLSAALFTIGAVGVLIRRNAIVVFMCIELMLNAANLSLVTFSRINGTLDGQIMAFFVMVVAAAEVVVGLAIIMSIFRTRRSASVDDANLLKY; this is encoded by the coding sequence GTGACTCCTACCTACTATCTGCTGCTCTCCGCTGCACTGTTCACGATCGGCGCGGTGGGTGTTCTGATCCGCCGGAACGCGATCGTCGTGTTCATGTGCATCGAGCTGATGCTCAACGCGGCCAACCTCTCGCTGGTCACGTTCTCCCGGATCAACGGCACGCTCGACGGTCAGATCATGGCGTTCTTCGTCATGGTCGTCGCCGCGGCCGAGGTCGTCGTCGGGCTCGCGATCATCATGTCGATCTTCCGCACCCGCCGGTCGGCCTCGGTCGACGACGCGAACCTGCTGAAGTACTGA
- the nuoL gene encoding NADH-quinone oxidoreductase subunit L: MEYAEPTGSLALLWLLIALPLAGALVLFLLGRRANAWGHLLGCATVGIAFVLGVVQFLELRGLGEESRAVSQHLFTFIEVGGLKVDAGLLYDPLSAVFVLLITGVGFLIHVYSIGYMAHDEGRRRFFAMLNLFVAAMLLLVLGNSFVALYVGWEGVGLASYLLIAFWFTRPEAATAAKKAFIMNRVGDVGLALGIFLLFATLGDTSFEGVFSSVDELSSTTVTILALLLLLGACGKSGQFPLQAWLPDAMAGPTPVSALIHAATMVTAGVYLIARAHPIYDLSGTGQTVVCAIGALTLLIGCIIGCAKDDIKKVLAYSTVSQIGYMFLAVGLGGEAYALGIIHLLAHGFFKAGLFLGAGSVMHGMNDQVDIRRFGGLAKYMPITTATFGLGYLAIIGIPPLSGYFSKDPIIEHAFDRPGWTGWLFGGAALLGAGLTAFYMTRLFVLTFLGKPRWTTEEEGGAPHPHESPLSMTVPMILLAVGSVAGGFLLTQGDRTVHWLEPVLVGETGEVHEVAHKMEPIVVTGLVVAVSVIGAALAYLIFRRGTAKVEQPANQLVVAARRNLYADAFNEAVLMRPGQWLTRALVYVDSRGVDGLVNGLAAAVGGGSGRLRRLQTGFVRSYALTMLGGAVVVLASLLVVRLG, translated from the coding sequence GTGGAGTATGCAGAGCCGACGGGGTCTCTCGCCCTGCTCTGGTTGCTGATCGCGCTGCCGCTGGCCGGTGCGCTCGTCCTGTTCCTGCTCGGCCGCCGGGCGAACGCCTGGGGCCACCTGCTCGGGTGCGCGACGGTCGGCATCGCGTTCGTCCTGGGCGTCGTCCAGTTCCTCGAACTGCGCGGGCTCGGAGAGGAAAGCCGGGCAGTCTCCCAGCACCTCTTCACGTTCATCGAGGTCGGTGGGCTGAAGGTCGACGCCGGGCTGCTCTACGACCCGCTCTCCGCGGTGTTCGTGCTGCTGATCACCGGCGTCGGCTTCCTCATCCACGTGTACTCGATCGGGTACATGGCGCACGACGAGGGCCGGCGGCGCTTCTTCGCGATGCTGAACCTGTTCGTCGCCGCGATGCTGCTGCTGGTTCTCGGCAACAGCTTCGTCGCGCTCTACGTCGGCTGGGAAGGCGTCGGTCTGGCGTCCTACTTGCTGATCGCGTTCTGGTTCACCCGGCCGGAAGCCGCGACCGCGGCGAAGAAGGCGTTCATCATGAACCGGGTCGGCGACGTCGGCCTGGCGCTGGGCATCTTCCTGCTCTTCGCGACGCTCGGCGACACCTCGTTCGAGGGCGTCTTCTCGTCGGTCGACGAGCTCTCGTCGACGACGGTCACGATCCTGGCGCTGCTCCTTCTGCTCGGCGCCTGCGGTAAGTCCGGCCAGTTCCCGCTGCAGGCGTGGCTCCCGGACGCGATGGCCGGCCCCACGCCAGTGTCCGCGCTGATCCACGCCGCGACGATGGTCACCGCGGGCGTCTACCTGATCGCCAGGGCACACCCGATCTACGACCTGTCCGGGACCGGCCAGACCGTCGTGTGTGCGATCGGCGCGCTGACGCTGCTGATCGGGTGCATCATCGGCTGCGCCAAGGACGACATCAAGAAGGTCCTGGCGTACTCCACGGTCAGCCAGATCGGCTACATGTTCCTGGCCGTCGGGCTCGGCGGCGAGGCGTACGCGCTCGGCATCATCCACCTGCTCGCGCACGGCTTCTTCAAGGCGGGGCTGTTCCTCGGCGCGGGCTCGGTGATGCACGGGATGAACGATCAGGTCGACATCCGAAGGTTCGGCGGGCTGGCGAAGTACATGCCGATCACGACCGCGACGTTCGGACTCGGCTACCTGGCGATCATCGGCATCCCGCCGCTGTCCGGGTACTTCTCCAAGGACCCGATCATCGAGCACGCGTTCGACCGTCCGGGCTGGACCGGCTGGTTGTTCGGCGGGGCGGCGCTGCTCGGCGCCGGGCTCACCGCGTTCTACATGACGCGGCTGTTCGTCCTCACGTTCCTCGGCAAGCCGCGCTGGACCACCGAGGAGGAGGGTGGGGCTCCGCACCCGCACGAGTCCCCGCTGTCGATGACCGTGCCGATGATCCTGCTGGCGGTCGGCTCGGTGGCCGGCGGTTTCCTGCTGACCCAGGGCGACCGCACCGTGCACTGGCTCGAGCCCGTGCTCGTCGGCGAGACCGGTGAGGTGCACGAGGTCGCGCACAAGATGGAGCCGATCGTCGTCACCGGCCTGGTCGTGGCGGTCTCGGTGATCGGTGCGGCGCTGGCCTACCTGATTTTCCGCCGCGGCACCGCCAAGGTGGAGCAGCCGGCCAACCAGCTGGTGGTGGCCGCCCGGCGGAACCTCTACGCGGATGCGTTCAACGAGGCCGTGCTCATGCGGCCGGGCCAGTGGCTCACCCGGGCTCTGGTGTACGTCGACAGCCGTGGGGTGGACGGGCTGGTCAACGGCCTGGCCGCCGCGGTCGGTGGCGGCTCCGGCCGGCTCCGCCGCCTGCAGACCGGGTTCGTCCGGTCGTATGCCCTGACGATGCTCGGAGGTGCGGTCGTGGTGCTGGCGTCGCTGCTGGTGGTGCGGCTCGGATGA
- the nuoH gene encoding NADH-quinone oxidoreductase subunit NuoH — MDAGAVLAAAEPAAVGNDPWWLILAKIVATFAILVVLVLFSIVAERKVIGYMQVRPGPNRVGPWGTLQSLADGIKLAFKEDLIPKAADKAVYILAPIISAVVALIAFSVIPLGPNVSVFGHTTALQLTDLPVGVLYILACSSLGVYGIVLAGWASGSTYPLLGGMRSAAQMISYEVAMGLSIVPVLLTAGSLSTSEIVWAQENTWFVFTLLPSFVVYAISAVGETNRAPFDLPEAESELVGGFHTEYSSLKFAMFFLAEYVNMVTVSALCATLFLGGWRAPFGLGTIWPGANENWWPVLWFMGKVLAALFVFVWLRGSLPRLRYDQFMHFGWKVLVPVSLVWLLLVAAMNTLRREYEFSTREILIGVAVVLLVVVALSLLIPEREKKEVDARDPNPQSDFPVPPLDLVVPPSPRLKQVPAKVGADDESPSEKEN, encoded by the coding sequence ATGGACGCAGGCGCGGTGCTGGCCGCCGCCGAACCGGCCGCGGTGGGCAACGACCCGTGGTGGCTGATCCTCGCGAAGATCGTCGCGACGTTCGCCATCCTCGTCGTCCTGGTGCTGTTCTCGATCGTCGCCGAGCGCAAGGTCATCGGCTACATGCAGGTCCGGCCCGGGCCGAACCGCGTCGGCCCGTGGGGCACGCTGCAGAGCCTCGCCGACGGCATCAAGCTGGCGTTCAAGGAAGACCTGATCCCGAAGGCCGCTGACAAGGCGGTCTACATCCTGGCGCCGATCATCTCCGCGGTCGTCGCGCTGATCGCGTTCTCGGTGATCCCGCTAGGCCCGAACGTCTCGGTCTTCGGCCACACCACCGCACTCCAGCTCACCGACCTGCCGGTCGGCGTCCTGTACATCCTGGCCTGCTCGTCGCTCGGCGTGTACGGCATCGTGCTCGCCGGGTGGGCGTCCGGCTCGACGTACCCGCTGCTCGGCGGTATGCGGTCGGCGGCACAGATGATCTCGTACGAGGTCGCGATGGGCCTCTCGATCGTGCCGGTGCTGCTCACCGCCGGGTCGCTGTCGACCAGCGAGATCGTCTGGGCACAGGAGAACACGTGGTTCGTGTTCACGCTGCTGCCGAGCTTCGTCGTCTACGCGATCTCGGCGGTCGGCGAGACCAACCGCGCCCCGTTCGACCTGCCGGAGGCCGAGAGCGAGCTGGTCGGCGGGTTCCACACCGAGTACTCGTCGCTGAAGTTCGCGATGTTCTTCCTCGCCGAGTACGTGAACATGGTGACGGTGTCGGCGCTCTGCGCCACGCTGTTCCTCGGCGGCTGGCGCGCTCCGTTCGGCCTCGGCACGATCTGGCCGGGCGCGAACGAGAACTGGTGGCCGGTGCTCTGGTTCATGGGCAAGGTGCTCGCCGCGCTGTTCGTGTTCGTCTGGCTGCGTGGCTCGCTTCCCCGCCTGCGCTACGACCAGTTCATGCACTTCGGCTGGAAGGTCCTGGTGCCGGTCAGCCTGGTCTGGCTGCTGCTGGTCGCCGCGATGAACACGCTGCGCCGCGAGTACGAGTTCTCGACTCGCGAGATCCTGATCGGCGTCGCGGTCGTGCTGCTGGTCGTGGTCGCGCTGAGTCTGCTGATCCCGGAGCGGGAGAAGAAGGAAGTCGACGCCCGCGACCCGAACCCCCAGTCCGACTTCCCGGTGCCACCGCTCGACCTCGTCGTTCCACCGTCGCCACGGCTCAAGCAGGTCCCCGCCAAGGTGGGCGCCGACGACGAGTCGCCGAGCGAGAAGGAGAACTGA
- a CDS encoding NADH-quinone oxidoreductase subunit M, with protein sequence MNGPWLPVLTALPLVGAIVVAFLPKSADRLAKLVALGWSLVVLVLTIIVCANFDPDGDRFQFVTSYTWIPQFGTRLAFGVDGIALVMLALIAVLTPIVLLASWHESGAGRRSVKTYYALMLALQTCMIGVFVATDVFFFYVFFEAMLVPMYFLIGSYGGPQRQYAAVKFFLYSLVGGLFMLASVIALFVVSARELGEGTFAFEDLAGLDMTTATGRWIWLGFFIAFAVKAPLFPFHTWLPDAGGQAPIGAAVLLVGVLDKVGTFGFLRYNLPLFPEASRFFAPLVIVLGIIGILYAALAAIGQHDMKRLVAYTSVAHFGFIAVGVFAFTTQGGSGAVLYMVNHGIATGALFLVVGFLIARRGSALIADYGGAGKLVPWIYGAFFITGMASLALPMTNSFVSEFLVLLGVFSRNPVAGVVATLGIVVAALYVLWMIQRTMHGPVNPTMVSESPESGDRPKWRDLTRREAWVIAPLLVLIIGLGVYPKPLLDVINPAVKHTLTDVGKSDPQPTDVAGGDR encoded by the coding sequence ATGAACGGTCCCTGGCTCCCCGTACTGACCGCGCTGCCGCTGGTCGGCGCGATCGTCGTGGCGTTCCTCCCGAAGAGCGCCGACCGGCTCGCGAAGCTGGTCGCGCTGGGCTGGTCGCTGGTGGTCCTGGTGCTGACGATCATCGTCTGCGCCAACTTCGACCCGGACGGCGATCGCTTCCAGTTCGTCACCTCGTACACCTGGATCCCGCAGTTCGGCACCCGCCTGGCGTTCGGCGTGGACGGCATCGCGCTGGTGATGCTCGCGCTGATCGCGGTGCTGACGCCGATCGTCCTGCTGGCGTCCTGGCACGAGTCCGGCGCCGGACGCCGCTCGGTGAAGACGTACTACGCGCTGATGCTGGCGCTGCAGACCTGCATGATCGGCGTGTTCGTCGCGACCGACGTGTTCTTCTTCTACGTCTTCTTCGAGGCGATGCTCGTCCCGATGTACTTCCTGATCGGGTCGTACGGCGGTCCGCAGCGGCAGTACGCGGCGGTGAAGTTCTTCCTGTACTCGCTGGTCGGCGGTCTGTTCATGCTCGCCAGCGTGATCGCGCTGTTCGTCGTCAGCGCCCGCGAGCTGGGCGAGGGCACGTTCGCGTTCGAAGACCTGGCCGGGCTCGACATGACCACGGCGACCGGCCGCTGGATCTGGCTCGGGTTCTTCATCGCGTTCGCGGTGAAGGCGCCGCTGTTCCCGTTCCACACCTGGCTACCGGACGCGGGCGGCCAGGCGCCGATCGGCGCGGCCGTGCTGCTGGTCGGCGTCCTCGACAAGGTCGGGACGTTCGGCTTCCTGCGGTACAACCTGCCGCTGTTCCCGGAGGCGTCCCGGTTCTTCGCGCCGCTGGTGATCGTGCTCGGCATCATCGGCATCCTGTACGCCGCGCTGGCGGCGATCGGTCAGCACGACATGAAGCGGCTGGTCGCGTACACCTCGGTGGCCCACTTCGGGTTCATCGCGGTCGGCGTCTTCGCGTTCACCACCCAGGGTGGGTCGGGCGCCGTGCTCTACATGGTCAACCACGGCATCGCGACCGGCGCGCTGTTCCTCGTCGTGGGCTTCCTGATCGCCCGCCGCGGCTCGGCCCTGATCGCCGACTACGGCGGCGCCGGGAAGCTCGTCCCGTGGATCTACGGGGCGTTCTTCATCACCGGCATGGCGTCGCTGGCGTTGCCGATGACGAACTCGTTCGTCAGTGAGTTCCTGGTGCTGCTCGGGGTGTTCTCGCGTAACCCGGTGGCGGGTGTCGTCGCGACGCTCGGCATCGTCGTCGCCGCGCTGTACGTGCTGTGGATGATCCAGCGGACGATGCACGGGCCGGTGAACCCCACGATGGTGTCTGAGTCGCCCGAGTCCGGGGACCGGCCCAAGTGGCGTGACCTGACCCGCCGCGAAGCCTGGGTGATCGCGCCGCTGCTGGTGCTGATCATCGGCCTGGGCGTCTACCCGAAGCCGCTGCTCGACGTGATCAACCCCGCGGTGAAGCACACGCTCACCGACGTGGGCAAGAGCGATCCGCAACCCACTGATGTGGCCGGAGGAGACCGATGA
- the nuoI gene encoding NADH-quinone oxidoreductase subunit NuoI, translated as MFDSVKGFGLTFSTMFKKRVTIKYPDVPQPAAPRYHGRHVLNRHPDGLEKCVGCELCAWACPADAIYVEGGDNTEDARYSPGERYGAVYQINYARCIFCGLCIEACPTRSLTMSNSYELASDSRADLIYTKEQLLAPLLPGMEAPPHAMRLGANETDYYVQGPTNPGASAGAERPDRSEPKEVVR; from the coding sequence GTGTTCGACTCCGTCAAAGGCTTCGGGCTCACCTTCTCGACGATGTTCAAGAAGCGGGTGACGATCAAGTACCCGGACGTCCCGCAGCCGGCCGCGCCCCGCTACCACGGTCGCCACGTGCTCAACCGGCACCCCGACGGGCTGGAGAAGTGCGTCGGGTGCGAGCTCTGCGCCTGGGCGTGCCCGGCCGACGCGATCTACGTCGAGGGTGGCGACAACACCGAGGATGCCCGCTACTCGCCGGGTGAGCGGTACGGCGCGGTCTACCAGATCAACTACGCGCGCTGCATCTTCTGCGGGCTCTGCATCGAGGCCTGTCCGACCCGGTCGCTGACCATGTCGAACTCCTACGAGCTGGCCAGCGACAGCAGGGCCGACCTGATCTACACGAAGGAGCAGCTGCTCGCGCCGCTGCTGCCCGGGATGGAGGCGCCTCCGCACGCGATGCGGCTGGGCGCCAACGAGACCGACTACTACGTCCAGGGCCCGACCAACCCGGGGGCCTCGGCGGGTGCCGAGCGTCCGGACCGGTCGGAACCGAAGGAGGTCGTCCGGTGA